A portion of the Hoplias malabaricus isolate fHopMal1 chromosome 1, fHopMal1.hap1, whole genome shotgun sequence genome contains these proteins:
- the LOC136688386 gene encoding E3 ubiquitin-protein ligase MSL2-like — MDPWSSTYLYLSTCRAALRSDPRCPDTFTQLFTLLPFFRDTLSCLLCGELLQDAVSLTSPSCRHAVCRCCGESMRTKPMSSCCRTLGVLEENQELRVLVECYRILCEYVWVLLASGRNVSQIQGHTEVLKMLQEVLELEEEQTEVEEEVSPQGALGGAEGSLGCKTEPGSFCPSGSLENGSSSEELEEHWKTEVDSSPFSIRDYSLVFQQFITDTFNVNISDSGAACHSTPLVFPLTMEPSTCSPQNPPLPCSHLQRSCGPQRRVQSKWKPSRSRSVGVSLRTSLQHRILDRVQNNASLKNVEHLSSRNLPSTSRTVKPQKKGTDVRLQRNPRRWAPKKKGRMAKTETKGCRCGRSVQNPSVLTCRGQRCPCYSSRKACVQCVCRGCQNLFTDNGKKNLEAFALPEKALEQRSLSLGISLSVQEHSYLDGLQKT; from the exons ATGGATCCGTGGAGTTCCACCTATCTGTACCTCTCCACCTGCAGAGCGGCATTGCGGAGTGACCCCCGCTGCCCGGACACCTTCACCCAGCTCTTCACCTTGCTGCCCTTCTTCAGAGACACGCTGTCCTGCCTGCTCTGTG GGGAGCTGCTGCAAGACGCTGTGTCCCTCACGTCTCCATCCTGTCGTCATGCCGTGTGTCGTTGCTGTGGGGAATCGATGAGGACGAAGCCAATGAGCAGCTGCTGCAGGACGCTGGGGGTCTTGGAGGAGAACCAGGAGCTGCGGGTTCTAGTGGAGTGTTACAGGAtcctgtgtgagtatgtgtgggTTCTCCTGGCCTCAGGGAGGAATGTGTCCCAGATTCAGGGCCACACAGAGGTTCTGAAGATGTTGCAGGAAGTcctggagctggaggaggagcagacagaggtggaggaggaagtGTCCCCTCAGGGGGCTCTTGGGGGAGCTGAGGGGTCTCTGGGCTGTAAAACAGAGCCGGGTTCTTTTTGCCCTAGTGGTTCCTTAGAGAACGGGTCTAGTTCTGAAGAGCTTGAGGAACATTGGAAAACTGAGGTGGATTCCTCTCCGTTCTCCATCAGGGATTACAGCCTGGTGTTCCAGCAGTTCATCACAGACACCTTCAACGTGAACATCTCTGACTCTGGCGCTGCCTGCCACAGCACCCCCCTGGTTTTCCCCCTCACCATGGAACCGTCAACATGTTCTCCTCAGAACCCACCTTTACCTTGTTCTCACTTGCAGCGCTCTTGTGGGCCCCAGAGGAGAGTCCAAAGTAAATGGAAACCTTCCCGGTCCAGGAGTGTTGGCGTGTCTCTCCGGACTTCACTACAGCACAGAATTCTAGACAGAGTCCAAAACAACGCCTCCCTGAAAAACGTGGAACATCTCAGCTCAAGAAACCTCCCCTCCACGTCCAGAACTGTCAAGCCCCAGAAAAAAGGAACAGACGTCAGGCTCCAGAGGAATCCCAGAAGATGGGCCCCAAAGAAGAAGGGGAGGATGGCGAAGACGGAGACAAAGGGTTGTCGGTGTGGACGATCAGTGCAGAACCCAAGTGTTCTGACCTGCAGGGGGCAGCGCTGCCCCTGTTACTCCAGCAGAAAAGCCTGTGTGCAATGCGTGTGCAGGGGCTGCCAGAACCTGTTCACTGACAACGGGAAGAAGAATCTGGAGGCCTTTGCTCTCCCCGAGAAAGCTCTGGAGCAGAGGAGCCTCAGTCTGGGCATCAGCCTCTCAGTCCAGGAACACTCGTATCTCGATGGTCTCCAGAAAACCTGA
- the pccb gene encoding propionyl-CoA carboxylase beta chain, mitochondrial translates to MALCIRSLLGFSAVRSFCLRGRTLSLPVRTVSVSWRALASSAAPSSVQQRVEEKRRRALQGGGVKRTEAQHSRGKLTARERVALLLDPCSFTELDMFVEHRCSDFGMEADHNKFPGDSVVTGHGRINGRLVYVFSQDFTVFGGSLSGGHAQKICKIMDQAMTVGAPVIGLNDSGGARIQEGVESLAGYADIFLRNVLASGVVPQISLIMGPCAGGAVYSPALTDFTFMVKDTSYLFITGPDVVKSVTNEDVTQEELGGAKTHTSVSGVAHRAFENDIDALLSLRDFFNFLPLSNKDPAPVTECHDPSDRLVPGLDSLVPFESTKAYDMLDIVHSIVDERHFFEIMPNYARNIVVGFARMNGRTVGIVGNQPKVASGCLDINSSVKGARFVRFCDAFNIPIITFVDVPGFLPGTAQEYGGIIRHGAKLLFAFAEATVPKITIITRKAYGGAYDVMSSKHLRGDVNYAWPSAEVAVMGAKGAVQIIFRGKENQAEAEAEYVEKFANPFPAAVRGFVDDIIQPSTTRLRICRDLDVLISKKQDNPWKKHANVPL, encoded by the exons ATGGCGCTGTGTATACGGTCGCTGCTCGGTTTTTCCGCGGTTCGGAGCTTCTGTCTCCGAGGGAGAACCTTGTCTCTTCCCGTGAGAACAGTTTCGGTCTCCTGGCGAGCCCTCGCCTCCTCCGCGGCTCCGAGTTCCGTGCAGCAGCGGGTGGAGGAGAAGCGGAGGAGAGCGTTGCAGGGCGGAGGTGTAAAGAGGACAGAGGCTCAACACTCCCGG GGTAAACTGACGGCGAGGGAGAGGGTGGCTCTGCTGTTGGATCCCTGTTCCTTCACAGAACTCGATATGTTTGTGGAACACCGCTGTTCAGACTTCGGCATGGAGGCAGACCACAACAAG tttccaggggacagtgtggtgaCGGGTCATGGCCGGATCAATGGGAGGTTGGTGTATGTGTTCAGTCAG GACTTCACTGTGTTTGGAGGGAGTTTGTCCGGAGGTCACGCTCAGAAAATCTGTAAA aTAATGGACCAGGCAATGACGGTGGGAGCTCCTGTGATTGGTCTGAATGATTCTGGTGGAGCTAGGATACAGGAAGGGGTGGAGTCTCTAGCAGGATATGCTGACATATTCCTG AGGAATGTGTTGGCATCAGGTGTGGTTCCTCAGATCTCTCTGATTATGGGCCCCTGTGCTGGAGGAGCTGTTTACTCTCCAGCCCTCACTGACTTCACCTTTATGGTCAag GACACCTCCTACCTGTTCATCACTGGACCTGATGTGGTTAAATCGGTTACTAATGAGGACGTGACTCAGGAGGAACTGGGAGGAGCaaagacacacacctcagtgtcaG gtgtgGCTCACAGAGCATTTGAGAACGATATTGACGCTTTACTGAGTCTCCGAGATTTCTTCAACTTCCTCCCACTTAGTAACAAAGACCCTGCACCTGTTACTGAGTGCCATGATCCCAG TGACCGTCTGGTTCCAGGCCTGGACTCTCTGGTTCCCTTCGAGAGCACAAAGGCCTATGACATGCTGGACATCGTCCACTCG ATCGTGGATGAGAGGCATTTCTTCGAGATCATGCCGAACTACGCCAGGAACATAGTGGTGGGCTTTGCCCGAATGAATGGCCGCACGGTGGGCATCGTGGGAAACCAGCCCAAAGTTGCCTCGG gtTGTTTGGACATTAACTCCTCTGTGAAAGGAGCTCGTTTTGTTCGGTTCTGTGATGCATTTAATATCCCCATCATCACCTTCGTGGATGTCCCGGGATTCCTGCCAG gtaCAGCTCAGGAGTATGGGGGTATAATCAGACACGGAGCTAAACTGCTGTTTGCCTTCGCCGAGGCGACAGTGCCCAAAATCACAATCATCACCAGGAAG gCATACGGAGGAGCGTATGATGTGATGAGCTCTAAACATCTACGTGGAGATGTGAACTACGCCTGGCCGTCGGCGGAGGTGGCCGTGATGGGGGCGAAG GGTGCagtacagattatttttcgcGGCAAAGAGAACCAGGCTGAGGCTGAGGCAGAGTATGTGGAGAAGTTTGCAAACCCTTTCCCTGCCGCGGTCCGAG GTTTTGTTGATGACATCATCCAGCCGTCTACCACCCGGCTGAGAATCTGTCGAGACCTGGATGTTCTGATCAGCAAGAAACAAGACAACCCCTGGAAAAAACATGCCAACGTTCCTCTGTAG
- the nceh1a gene encoding neutral cholesterol ester hydrolase 1a, producing the protein MSACYDSCAGGAGSGEDSVVVGAGKGVCTGFTGKGRGVYAGLSVKLLCVWSVCSVLCVAYLLYLPLPPNLSEPLKLMLVAATFRGVTKAGDLAQSLGLTHHIHLINSVVTQFESLVPLDYEDVRTEDTDFSGVQVRVYQPGVNDASGLRGAVVFFHGGGWALGAPKLGSYDLICRKMASELKAVVVTVDYRMAPDVRFPVQYEECLKASRFFLQNKVLQFYSVDPQRVAVCGDSAGGNLAAAVAQQIGQDNSTGKFKLQVLIYPVLQALDFNTASYQQNQQIPILYRELMAHYWLEYLGAEPELIHTLLLNNHTARDQVLAEPHRAKLDWTEVLPEAMQKGYRRVLPKHGSAQVLREVPGLLDARAAPLLAETNVLKAAPRAYVMTCEHDILRDDGLMYVHRLHDAGVPVTSHHYDDCFHGCVSFAFWPAYFSAGIRSVNDYIAWLREQL; encoded by the exons ATGTCAGCTTGCTATGACTCTTGTGCAGGTGGTGCGGGTTCAGGGGAAGATTCAGTTGTTGTAGGTGCAGGTAAAGGTGTTTGCACAGGTTTTACAGGTAAAGGCAGAGGTGTGTATGCAGGTTTGAGTGTGAagctattgtgtgtgtggagtgtgtgttctgtgctgtgtgtggcgTACTTGCTGTACCTGCCCCTCCCACCGAACCTCTCTGAGCCCCTCAAACTCATGCTTGTCGCTGCCACCTTCAGGGGAGTCACCAAGGCG GGAGATCTTGCTCAGTCTCTGGGCCTGACCCATCATATCCACCTGATTAACTCAGTGGTGACCCAGTTCGAGAGCCTCGTTCCTCTGGACTATGAGGATGTGAGGACAGAGGACACAGATTTCAGTGGAGTCCAGGTTCGAGTTTATCAGCCGGGTGTAAACGATGCGAGTGGCCTGAGGGGGGCAGTGGTGTTCTTCCATGGAGGAGGGTGGGCCCTTGGAGCACCGA AACTGGGCTCCTATGATCTCATCTGCAGGAAGATGGCGTCTGAGCTGAAGGCCGTGGTGGTGACAGTGGA ttACCGCATGGCTCCGGATGTTCGGTTTCCTGTGCAGTATGAGGAGTGTCTGAAGGCATCCCGGTTCTTCCTGCAGAACAAGGTTCTGCAGTTCTACTCCGTGGACCCTCAGCGTGTTGCAGTGTGTGGAGACAGTGCCGGGGGGAACCTTGCAGCTGCAGTCGCCCAGCAG ATCGGACAAGACAACAGCACTGGGAAGTTTAAGCTGCAAGTTCTGATCTACCCAGTTCTCCAGGCTCTAGACTTCAACACAGCCTCGTACCAGCAGAACCAGCAAATCCCCATCCTGTACCGTGAGCTGATGGCTCACTACTGGCTGGAGTACCTGGGGGCGGAGCCTGAGCTCATCCACACTCTGCTCCTCAACAACCACACAGCTCGAGACCAGGTTCTCGCAGAACCGCACCGAGCCAAACTTGACTGGACAGAGGTGCTGCCCGAGGCTATGCAGAAGGGGTACCGGCGTGTGCTCCCTAAACATGGTTCTGCTCAGGTTCTGCGAGAGGTTCCGGGGCTGCTGGACGCCCGGGCAGCCCCTCTCCTGGCTGAGACAAACGTCCTTAAGGCCGCTCCTCGGGCGTACGTCATGACCTGTGAACATGACATCCTGAGAGACGATGGACTGATGTACGTCCACAGGCTGCATGACGCCGGTGTCCCCGTCACTAGCCATCACTACGATGACTGTTTCCACGGCTGTGTGAGCTTTGCCTTCTGGCCGGCGTACTTCTCCGCAGGGATACGCAGCGTGAATGACTACATCGCCTGGCTTCGGGAGCAGCTGTGA